Genomic DNA from Acidisoma sp. PAMC 29798:
TAACCAGTCCGCGAGCACCACGTTGCGGGCGGTCGATGCGATGGCGTGAATGTCGCCTCGGAAATGCGTGGCTAGCATGTGAAAGGCCGTTCCGGCACCGAGGCCGAACAAGACAGTCGCGCTCATGATATGGATCGTGAGGAGCACGCTATGAGCGTTCATCGTCATCTTTCATCGAGCAAGGCGGACCAGATTATCATTGCGGCCAGAACCGGGATGTTTTTGAGCAGTGCACCGTAAGGATCGGCCCAGAGTTTGGGATCGGCGAAACCGATGCCGACTGTGTAGCCGAACACGATGACAATCTGGGCATAGGCCAGAAGGCGGCCTGCCCGCCCCATCGCGATACCGACGGCGAGCGCGATGTCGAGAAGGGAGAAGGCGATTCCGATCGGGCTACCCCACGACATGGGTAAGTGGAGGGCTTGCATGATCCTGCCCTCGTCGGCCGGCGGATTGAGCAGGCCGGCGAGACCTGAGCCGGCCCACAGCGCCACCAGCGCGATTGTAAGTGCTGGACGCAGGAAGAAAAGGCGGCTGTGCCATCTGTCCTGCACGTGGGAGGGTGCCGATTGGAAAGCCTCAGCCATCGTGCGCGGCCTGAACCCAATGATCTGCTGGAAGGCGATTGGGTCGCCGATGTTGCCGTAGGTCATTTGGTCGATCGAGGTTGTGCGGATCGGGCCGGTACCGGCGACGTCACCTACTTTAGCCGCGATGCGGACCAATCTCTCCGGCATCTTCAACACGGGGACGGTTGGCAGGTCTAGCCAAGTGCGCGTCTGCTGCACGATCTCCCGCAGGGTTAGCGTCTCGGGACCGCAGGGTTCCAGCGTCTGTTGGCACAGGTCGTCGCGCGTGAGGCACGCGCTAATGGCGTGGGCGAGATCATCCGCGTGGATGGGCTGGAAGCGCTGGTCGCCATCTCCAACCAGCGGCGTCACGAATGGGAAGCCGGCGAGCCCCCTGATCGCCGAGGTCCCGCCATAGCTGCCCGATGCATAGACCAAGGAAGCCCGCAGCAAGACCCAAGGGAGTTTGCGCCCCTTGAGATCGTCATCTGCGGCCTTTTTGGTAAGAGCGTATTCGGTGCCGGCGTCGGTATCGGCGCTGATCGCCGACAATTGGACCACTCGGCCGATCTGTAAGCGTTCGCACGCCGCGAAGAGGGCGACGGGTGCGGTGGTGTGAATATCCCGCGCCGACTGACCGGCCCCTGACTGCAGGATGCCCGCGCAGTTCACCACCGCGTCAATCACGGCAAGAAGGGGCAGCCAATCATCTGGGGATTTCATCCGATTGAGGTCAAGCTGTACAGCATTGATCTCGGGGAACCGACGCTTGATGCTGGCGATATCGCGGACGCCGGCGGTGACAAAATGGCCATCCGTCAGCAGTCGGGCGGCCACATGACGCCCGATAAAGCCTGTTGCGCCGAGGAGAAGAACCTTCAATGGCGCGGCTTCCAGCAAAGGGTGAGAGGGCCCTATATCCTAGTCCCGGTCCATCTCCCAATTTCCTCTTTGTCAGCGTCGGCGACGATAAAACGAAGAGCTTTGGGCAAGCGCCGCCAAACGCTCAGTTTCGGGCGCCGGCTTGCTCTCTAATCGAGATAGACCTCAGGCAGTCCGACCTGCTTGGTGGCCCAGAGGCAGCGGACCCTATTCCCCGGAGCTTCGCCCTGACCGGCGAGTCTCCCAAGGCCACTCCCGCATAAGGCGCATGAGCCAATCCGGCTTGAAGAATGCCACGACGGCGATGAGGTAGGGGATAACCACAATGACCACGAAAAACGACACGTTGACGTCCTTCCGTTCGGAGGTTTTCGCATAGCTTCGCAGAGCGATGATAGGAGCATAGGCGCACACCGATCCACAGCCAAATACCAGCAAGCAGCCAGGTTTGGTAGAACCTGGGTCACGTCGCCACCCTCCGGCTGCTCCGCCAAGGCCGCCCCTATCCCTGCCCCCGCATCATAAACGGGCCGAAGACTTGACCGTGCTAGAGCGCCTTTAAGATCTGCTCCACCATCTTCTTTGCGTCGCCGAATAGCATCATCGTATTGTCTTTGAAGAAAAGCGGATTCTCCACGCCGGCATAGCCGGATCCCATGCCCCGTTTGAGAAACAAGACGGTCTTCGCCTTCTCGACTTCGAGGATCGGCATGCCAAAGATGGGTGAGCCGCGATCCGTCTTGGCAGCGGGGTTCGTCACGTCATTGGCCCCAATCACAAAGGCCACGTCTGCCTGGCCAAACTCCGCATTGATGTCGTCAAGCTCAAACACGTCGTCATAAGGCACGTTCGCTTCCGCCAATAAGACGTTCATGTGGCCCGGCATCCGGCCGGCGACAGGATGAATGGCATAGCGCACCTGAACGCCTTCCTCCTTCAGCCGATCTCCCATCTCCCGCAAGGCGTGCTGAGCCTGCGCGACCGCCATCCCGTAACCTGGAACGATGATAACCTGTCCAGCGTTTTTCATGATGAAGGCGGCGTCCTCGGCCGCACCTTGCTTCACCGGCCTTGCGTCGGCAGCCGCACCGGTTGTCACACCGGTTTCACCACCGAAGCCCCCAAGGATCACCGCAACGAAGCTCCGATTCATCGCCGCGCACATGATGTAGCTCAAGATTGCGCCGGAAGAGCCGACAAGAGCGCCGGTGATGATCAGGGCCAGATTGCCAAGGGTAAAGCCAATCCCGGCGGCGGCCCACCCCGAGTAGGAATTGAGCATGGAGACGACGACCGGCATATCGGCGCCGCCAATTGGAATGATCATCAGCACGCCGAGCGCGAGAGCGGCGATGACAATGAGCCAAAATACAATATGCGCCTGGGTCAGAATAAAGATGACGATGAGCACAATGAGGGACGCGAGGAGCGCCGCGTTGATGACATGACGATTGGGAAGCATGATGGGCGTGCCGGACATATTGCCATTGAGCTTGGCAAAGGCGATGACCGACCCGGTAAAGGTGATGCCGCCGATGCCCAATCCAATCGACATTTCGACGAGTGAGCCGACGTCAATATGGCCGGGGATCCCAATGCCAAACGCCTGCGGTGCATAAAGGGCCGCGGCTGCCACGCAGACGGCGGCAAGACCGACGCCGGAGTGAAAGGCTGCAATGAGCTGTGGCATGGCCGTCATCGCCACGCGTCGCGCCACCACGGCACCGATGCCGCCGCCCAGGGCCAGACCCAGAATGACAAGACCCCAACCGCCAAGACTATCGGACGGTGCTGACGCCAGCGTCGTCAGAATCGCGATCGCCATCCCCGCCATGCCCATGGCGTTGCCGCGCCGCGCGGAACGGGGCGATGACAAGCCACGGAGGGCCAGGATGAAGAGGATACCCGAGGAGAGGTAGAGAAGTTGCGCGAGATCGACGAACATGACGCGGCTCAATCTCTGGTCGTGGCTGTGACGTTAGCAGCCTTCGGCGGGGCCGCTTGTCGGGGCTTGTACATCCCGATCATGCGCTGCGTCACCAAGAAGCCGCCGAAGATGTTGATTGACGCCAGCACGAGGGCAATGAACCCGAACACCCGCGCGATCCATGGCCCGTGGCCCATAACGCTATGCAGCGAGGCAGCGACGGCCAGCAATGCGCCTACGACGATCACTGAGGAGATTGCATTCGTCACCGCCATCAGCGGCGTGTGAAGGGCCGGCGTGACAGACCAGATCACGTAATATCCGACGAAGATCGCCATCACGAAGATGGCCAGTCGAAAGATGAAAGGGTCAATCGCCCCGAAGGTCAGCGCATGGGCGGAAGCCCCCGCACCGGTGGCGAGCTGATCGATATCTTGGTGCATCGCAAAACTCCTCTGATGCCGGTTCTTGCTTCAGGTGACTAGGTGGCGATCTTGAAGTTTGGGTGGACAACCTGACCATCCCGGGTGAGCAATGTCGCGCGCACCAATTCATCGTCCCAGTTCGGGCTGATGGTGTTCGTTGTCTTGTCGATCATCGTCTCGACAAAGCTGAGGAGGTTGCGGGCATAGAGGGCGGAGGCCGAGGCCGCGACCCGTCCGGCCGTATTGGCGTAACCCAGGATACGGACGCCGTTGGTCGTCTCGACGTCGCGTCCCGCTTCGGAGCCTTCCACGTTGCCGCCTCGTTCGACCGCCAGATCGACGATCACCGATCCTGGACGCATCGACGCCACCATCGCGGCCGTGACAAGGCGCGGGGCGGGCCGGCCGGGAATGAGGGCCGTCGTCACGACAATGTCCTGCTTTGCGATATGGCCGACGACAAGCGCCGCTTGCTTCGCCTGATACTCCGCCGACATCGGCTTCGCATAACCAGCTGCACTCTCGGCCTGGCGAAATTCATCGTCTTCAACGGCCACGAATTTGGCGCCGAGGGATGCAATCTGTTCTTTTGCGGCAGGTCGCACATCCGTTGCGGTGACGATGGCGCCCAAACGTCTGGCCGTGGCGATTGCCTGAAGACCGGCCACCCCTGCGCCCATGACGAAGATCCGCGCCGCCGGAATGGTACCGGCCGCCGTCATCATCATTGGCAAAACGCGACCGTAGCTCGCGGCGGCGTCGATAATCGCGCGATAACCCGCGAGGTTAGCCTGTGAGGACAGCACATCCATGCTCTGCGCCCGTGTGATGCGCGGCATGAGTTCCATGGCGAAGGAGGTCAGGCCGGCGCTGGCAATCGCCGCCAAGGCAGCCTCCTGACCATAGGGATCCATGATCGCCAACATCAAAGCACCCGCAGGACAGGCGGCAAGCTCCGCCAGTTGTGGCCGCCGCACCTTCAAGATGACGTCTGCATCCTGCATGACGGTCTCAGGCTCAGCCACCGTGGCGCCTGCGGCCACATAGTCCTGGTCTGGGATGCCGGATCGCATACCGGCGCCTCGGGCAACAACGACCGAGGCGCCAAGCTTGGTGAGCTTGCCGACAGTCTCGGGCGTTGCTGCAACCCTGGTCTCATCCTGATCGATTTCCGCGGGAACGGCGATGCGCATTCTTGACCTCAAATCTAAAGCACAAGGTTTAGATGAAACCGTACCGGCAGTGTCGATCACGTCTTCCGCCGACGTGATCGACAATCGGAGACGGCGCATCGCTTTACGGGGAAGATGCCCAGGCAGACACGCGCGTTGCGAAGGGCCGCGCTATGACGGAAATTGCGCCAACAACCACCTCGGCTGTCGCGGCATCGACGCGATCGCTCCGCGTCGTGGACGACTATTCCGTTTTATAGAAGAAGGCGGCTTCATCGCTTTATGCTGCACAGCAGCAAAGGATTGATTGGTGCCCGCCGGGCAACTCAAAGCTTGTATGACTGCACCCATTGAAACCATTTCTGCCCGCTTCCAAGACAATTATGTCCGAATGCGCAGCAGCTGGACAACAGCCGCCTGCTGCGCATTCCACGCCGCAGGAGCCATCAGCCCTATGGGCGGTCTATTTTTGGGGGACTCCATCCCATAACGCACTCACTATTGGGCTTTTGTGATGTCGCGTCAACAAGCGATCGATTTCGCCGGGTGGCGAAAACGACCAAAATGACTTGAGGCAGACGAAAGCGCATATCGCACTGAAAGCCGATCGCGCCGCGTCGATTCCCCACGTTGCTTGCTACCAGGCGAGGGTGCGTCGCCCGATGGTGGCGCCCAAGCCGGCCATGACCAAGATCGCGAGCGGGTACCAGAGAGCAACGAACACCCCCGCATCGTTCTTACAGGCCAGCGCATAGGCGGTGGCGCCGAGGGCGCCGGACAAGGCGCCAACAATGGCGCCGACCACGGCCGGGCGGGTGACGGCGCCCATCCGCATCACGCCCAGCAGCAGGACCAGCGGCGGCAACGACACGCCCAGAATCGTCAGAACGCATTCATGGACGGAGATGTCCGAATTTCCGAGGAAGGAAAGGCCTGAACGGTCGGTGACCGCGCGGAAGGCGAGGATGAGCACGGCCGGCACGAAAGCCAAGACCGTCAATCGGCGGCTGCCCGGCAAGGCGGCGCGGCTCGCCAAAACGAGGCCGCCCAGACCCAAGGCCAGCATGCTCGCAACCTTATAAGCGAAGGGCGCGCGATGCATGGCGGAGGCGAAATCCGGCCGCGCCCCGTCCCATAGCAACACCAGCGCCACCGACACGCCGAGCGATACCAGGGCCGCGATCACGAGCATCACCTTGAAGGCGCGGGGCCGGGCCATCCGGCTGCGGCCCGCCTGTGCCGCAAGGCCGCCGATCAGGCCATTGGTACGCGCGGCGGTTGTCATCTCCTCTCTCCCGGTCATGGTGTGTCGTCCTGCCGGGCCTTGGCGCTCAGGCGCCGCAGAGCGCGGTGATACAGCACGCGCACCGAACCCTCACTGGTATGGAGCTGCTGGGCCGTAGCGCGGACGGTGGCGCCGTCAACGCCGAGGGCCCGCACAACATGGCGTTGGCTTGGCGGCAGATCGGCGAGGTGGCGATCAATGTCCTGCATGGTCCGGTCGGGATCCTCGGCGGGTGCGGCGAAGATTTCCGCCATCTCCTCCATGGTGATGTCGACTTGGCGCGCGGCGTCGCGACGCAGGCGACGCGCCGTATCGATGAACTTGTAGCGGGTGATGGTGAACAGCCAGGGCATGAACGGCCGGGTGTCGTCCCAGGTATGCCGCTTGCCATGCAGCCCGATCAGAATTTCCTGCACCACATCCTCCGTCTCATCCACGCCCAGGCCGAATTTGGCCAAACGCGCGCGGATCAGTCGGCGCAGCATGATCGCGACCTCCTTGAGCAGGCGCTCATAGGCCGCGGCATCGCCCCGCCGCTCCGCACGCATCGCCTCCGCCCACTGAATTTCGCGCGGAGTGACGTCAGTGTGTTCGATGGTCATGCTGGCAATCTTAACGGCCGCATGGGAATGCCAGCCATGCGCACCTTAATCGCGCGCCGTGTTGCGCGGGCCGTGTTCACTTCGAAAACCTCATTGAAGCATTGTGCTTTCAAACGTCGTTTTGACAAGGACAGCGAAGATGAAGATGTACAAGACAGGGGCCGCCGTGGCTCTTTGCCTGATGGCCGCCGCAGCCGCCAGCCTCCCGGCCCATGCCCAGACAACCGCCGCTCCGGTAAAGGCCCACAACGTCGTGCTCGTGCATGGCGCATGGGCCGACGGATCGAGCTGGGACAAGGTCATTCCCATTCTGCAGGCTGCCGGCCTGCATGTCACGGCGGTGCAGAATCCGCTGACCTCGCTCGCGGCAGCCGATGCCGAGACGCGCCGCGTGCTGGCGCTGCAGGATGGCCCCACCGTGCTGGTCGGGCATTCCTTTGCCGGCACCATCATCAGCGACACCGGCGACGCCGCGAACGTGTCGGCACTGGTCTATGTCGCGGCGCGGGCGCCCGACGCGGGAGAGGACTTCATTGCCTTATCAAAGAAGTTTCCCAGCGTGCCGGCGCATTCCGGACTGGTCGTCCATGACGGTCTCTCCACGCTGAGCGAAAACGCCTTCACCCAATACTTCGCCAATGGCCTTCCCCATGCGCAGGCCGAAGTTCTGTTCGCCGAGCAACAGCCAACCGCCACCTCGACCTTCTCAGCCCGCACGACAGTGGCTGCCTGGCATGACAAACCGAGCTTCTATGCCGTGGCCAAGCAGGATATGACCATATCGCCCGATCTCGAGCGTTTCGTCGCCAAGCGCATGCACGCGACGACCATCGAGGTTGAGTCTGGCCATCTCGCCATGGTCGTTCAACCGCAGGCGATTGCCGACCTCATCCTCAAGGCCGCCGGCCAAGAGAAATAGCGCTGCCCGACCGCGAGCCTCCCTTTCACACCAACAGACTGGACACGTTTATCATGATCACCGCACGGAACATCCTTCTCGCCGCCGCCCTTTTGGTGGCCCCGCCCCTCGCCTCGGCGAGTTTCGCGCAAAGCACCACGGGCGGCACCACCGTCACGTCGCCGATTTCGGGCTATGCGACACATACGCTCAAGACCAAGCATCATCACAAGGTGATCCATGGATTGAAGACGGGCCCCGGTGCTAAGGCCGGTTCGGGCAGCGGCATGGGTGAGAGCAGCGGCAGCTCATCCGGCAACTAAGTCTGATCGTATCGGACTGAAGCAATGTTGCTTCAGTCCGATACGTGAACGGCTCTCTGAACCAGAGTCGTTACCAGATGGCGGCGTCAAGCCGATCTGCGGATCGGTATCCTGTCAGCCAAGCGTCAGCAAGAGATTGCTCGACAAACGGACAGTGCATTTCTCCACTCGCAAATGCGCCAAAACCCGAAGCGACCGCATCATCGATAAGAGTCCGGTGCGTTTTTCGAACGAGCGCTGCGAGCACAACAGATGCGATGAAAGTCTTCAGCACTCTCAAAACAAGCCCCCGAATCGGTCTCTATCGACGCTCGGTCGGCTGATACGCACGCGACGTTACGCGACTATGTCCGGGCAGTTGCACTTTGTAAGCGCATAGGAATAGCCGCAGGCTTATGAGGCAAAGTGGGAGGCGAGAACGTCTCGTGCTGTCGTCCACGGCCTGATGCCGTATCGGTCATTGTCGAGGGGTTCGAGCTTGCCACGTCCGCTCGACATATCGCGCAGGTACTGCATGCCCTGCCAAACTGGAAACACCGCATCACCCGAGGGGCTGATGGTTCGCGCGGCGGTGATGACGACGCTCAGCAAACCAATTCCGCCCGGGCGCAGCAAGCCGAACTTCTTCCCTGTGAGTTCTGTCATCAGCGCGGCCAAATCACGCGGGCTCACCGCCGCCCCAGCAATCCGCAGGAACCGGGGTGCGCCGTCATCCAGCGCCGCCTCTGCCACATACTCCGCCACGTCGTCCTTGGTTGTGAAGTCGAGCTTTTGGTCCGCGCTCCCCCAGTAAAGGATCTTATGGCGTTTATGGAGGACAATGGGTGCTTGTCCCGCGAGCAAATCGGCAAACGCGCCGTTCAGCACCGATGTCGCTTTGATCGGTCGCTCGTCGATCCGCGCCATGAATTGACGCCGCAAATCAAGATTGCGGTTGTCTCCCGGAAGCGTCTTAGTGAAATCGAGAGAATAGTCGGACGGGATGAACCTCGGGACGCCCGCCGCGACGGCGGCTTCAAGCAATTTGCCTTGCATGCCAAGGATCACAGATTCAAGGCCGTTGAGGGCCGACACGACACAAGCGGCACCGTCGCAGGCGTGTCGCAGTGCGGGCGCATCCTCATAATCGACTTCAACCAGTGTCGCGCCCGCCGCTTCCAGACTCGACCGAAGGGCGGCCGAACTGCCGGATCTGATAAGGGCCCGGTACACGATATCTCGGCGGCCCAAAGAGGCTGCGATACGCCCGCCGAGATCGCCCGTTGCCCCCGCAAGAACGATAGGTGGAGTTTGCCTCATAAGCGGATGACCTTGAGCCAAACGGGGTCCGTAGGTTCGGGCATATCTTCATCTCCGCGTTCAATCAGACAGCGACCGCCGAGAGCTATCAGAAAACCCAGACGTCAGCACCTCATGCGTTGCAACGACATCCGAAGAACCTCTGCTAGATTGGCCTCATTGCCTCTATGGCGGATACATTGACGGGTGCCTTCGCAGACGGCGTAGCCGCGACCAGGACATCCACCAAGTTGATGCATTCCGCTTTACCCGTCGCGAGCAATTCGCGGAACGACCGGATGCGCGACATGAGCCACAGCACAGCCGCCACAACCCAAGCCGGGCTGCGGTCAATCCGCGTCTTCGCGCTTGGATAGAGATCATATCCGAGACCCTTGATGAGCGTGAAACTCGCGTGGACACCCTGCGCCAAAACGAGCGCTTCGCCCCATGAGGCGCCGCCGCCGCGTCGCTCACCCGCGACAGAGACGCTTTCGAACGCCACGCAGAGTGGGACGTGACAGCGAAGCCAGAGCGGCATGTCAGGCTCGCATTTGGCGGGCACACCGGCTGCATTGAAGACATCGACCCAGCGCTGCTGGCCCATGATGGTCTTTTGTCCACCCGCGCCAATGGTCGCCTTGAGCCTGCCTTCCGCGGTCAGCATTGCCTGCACAAACGGCATGCCGAAGGCGCATCGCGCGGCACCGACCGCTTCCTGCAACCGCTCCGGATGAAAGGTGTTGAACATGAACTGGATGCATTTGGCCGCGCTGCGCCGCAAAGCGGGCAAAAGCGCGTCTGTCTGGTGCGCCAGAAGCGTGACGATCACCAGGTCATAGGGCGTGTCCTCATCAAGCGCGCTGGCAACACGCATCGCCGCCCGTTCGCCTTTGACGTCGATAATACCACCGTCGCGTTCGAGCTGCTGCAGACGGAGAGACCCCGGGCGCGCAATAACGGTGACATCGTGATGCCCGATGCGCGCGAGTTGAAAGGCGAATGTGCTGCCGATTTTTCCGGCGCCGAGAACGGCGATTCGAAGCGGCGAAGAAGGCGCGAGCATGAGGAGGACCTTTATCTTGTCACTGTCTAGTTCCCCTATCTCGGATCAGGCGACGGGCTTGTCAAGGGCAATCTTGTCAGCGTAAAGATTTTCCATGACCACGCCATATCATCACGGAGCCCTTCCTGCGGCGTTGCTTCAGGCGGCGGAGGCCATTCTCGAACGGGAGGGGATTGGTGCGCTCACGATGCGTGGGGCGGCGCGGGAAGCGGGGGTTTCGCACGCCGCGCCCTCCCATCATTTCGGAGATCTGTCCGGCCTGCTGACCGCTTTGGCGGCGTCTGGATTTGTCCGGCTGCGCGAGCATGTTGAAACCGAGGTCGCGGTCGCCGAACCAGGCCGAAGCGCGCATCTCACCGCGCTCGGCCGGGGATATATTGGCTTCGCGCGGGCCTCGCCCGCGCTGTTTCAACTCATGTTCCGCTCGGAACGGCTTGATTGGTCAAATCCAGTGTTGTCGACTGCAGGCGCCGCAGCCTTCTCATTTTTGACGCTTCGTGAAACAGAGGGCGCGGTGCCCATCGCCTCTCATGGCATTCAAAGTTTGATGACCGCCACGGCGCGATGGTCGTTGATGCATGGGCTGGCGATGTTGCTCATCGATGGCAGGCTTGGCGCCATGTCGGACAGGGTGCCAGGTGCCGATGTTGATACCCTCATCGAACACGTGCTGACCTGCCTGGTGCGCCAGGAGATGTAAGGTCGTGCACGTGACAGCCCATCGCCCCAATTAAATCAGAGCGATGGGTGTGCCGGGGGAGCCTGTGGCGCCCACGATCGGCAGCGGGGCAAAGATATAAGCGAAGCGCCAAGCGTGCGTCTCCGCCAGTTCATCAAGCTTCATGCCCTCATGCAGATAGATGCCATGCTTCATAATGAGATGCTGGTGGACCGGATGAAAAACCTCCGGATCCACAGGCGGCACGACATCCACGGCAAAGTTGTCTGCGCCCACGACGCTCGGCGCTTTTTCCGCGAGCCATTCCGCCGCAGCGAGGCCCAGCCCCGGCGCGCCATCATAGAAGGTCGCGGCTTCGGTGCGGAAGCGCGACCCATGTCCCGTGCGAATGAGCACCGCATCGCCCGGCGCGAAGACCGTCTCGCTCAATCCCTGGCGCTCCAGACAGGCCTGGAGATCCGCCGGCGTGATCTCTTCCCCTAGGTCCATCACCCGCCCCTTCAGGCCCTGCACGTCCAGCAATAGGCCCGGCGTGAAGAAGACGGGTGCCTTCTCGATGCCGAGGCGTGTGAGGCCATAGGGGGACCAAATCTCGGAGAGCGGATTGCCGTTGTAGAAGCGGATATTGCCATGATCCGCCTTCTCACCGATCTGGCGTCCGAGATGGCCGAGCGCATCCATATGCGTACCGATCTGGCCGATCTCGGTCGCCAGGAACTCGTCGTTCCACACGGTCTTGCTGCGACCGCCATGGGGGCCGCCGGTGGGGCCGCCGGGCATGCGCAACCCGAACAGGCGGCCTGGCGCCAGGGGAATCTGCGCATCATACGGATGCCCAAGCTTGATGATCTCATGCCGGGATACCAGCGCCAGCGCCGCACGGATCTTCTCCGGGCCCATCAGATTGCCGTTGCCGCGCTGATCCTCCGCACCCCAGCGGGACGGATACCAATGCGTGCCCAGGGCAGGGCTTTCGGCCGGATCGTCGCTGCGCTGCTCCGCCATGAAACGTCCTTTACGGGCTTGCGGGTACGTCGGGCTTGGCGGCGCTCAGCTTGACGCGGCGTTTCGCGGCGGTCACCGCGAGACCCACCGCCAAGATCAGCATCGCGCCGTCAAAGATAGGCTCGACGAAAAACGGCGCGCCGAGCTGGTTGAGGCCGGCCACCGTCACTGCCAGCACCGCGACAGCGAGGATGGTGCCCCAGACATTGACACGCCCAGG
This window encodes:
- a CDS encoding ketopantoate reductase family protein, with the protein product MLAPSSPLRIAVLGAGKIGSTFAFQLARIGHHDVTVIARPGSLRLQQLERDGGIIDVKGERAAMRVASALDEDTPYDLVIVTLLAHQTDALLPALRRSAAKCIQFMFNTFHPERLQEAVGAARCAFGMPFVQAMLTAEGRLKATIGAGGQKTIMGQQRWVDVFNAAGVPAKCEPDMPLWLRCHVPLCVAFESVSVAGERRGGGASWGEALVLAQGVHASFTLIKGLGYDLYPSAKTRIDRSPAWVVAAVLWLMSRIRSFRELLATGKAECINLVDVLVAATPSAKAPVNVSAIEAMRPI
- a CDS encoding SDR family oxidoreductase → MLEAAPLKVLLLGATGFIGRHVAARLLTDGHFVTAGVRDIASIKRRFPEINAVQLDLNRMKSPDDWLPLLAVIDAVVNCAGILQSGAGQSARDIHTTAPVALFAACERLQIGRVVQLSAISADTDAGTEYALTKKAADDDLKGRKLPWVLLRASLVYASGSYGGTSAIRGLAGFPFVTPLVGDGDQRFQPIHADDLAHAISACLTRDDLCQQTLEPCGPETLTLREIVQQTRTWLDLPTVPVLKMPERLVRIAAKVGDVAGTGPIRTTSIDQMTYGNIGDPIAFQQIIGFRPRTMAEAFQSAPSHVQDRWHSRLFFLRPALTIALVALWAGSGLAGLLNPPADEGRIMQALHLPMSWGSPIGIAFSLLDIALAVGIAMGRAGRLLAYAQIVIVFGYTVGIGFADPKLWADPYGALLKNIPVLAAMIIWSALLDER
- a CDS encoding alpha/beta fold hydrolase codes for the protein MKMYKTGAAVALCLMAAAAASLPAHAQTTAAPVKAHNVVLVHGAWADGSSWDKVIPILQAAGLHVTAVQNPLTSLAAADAETRRVLALQDGPTVLVGHSFAGTIISDTGDAANVSALVYVAARAPDAGEDFIALSKKFPSVPAHSGLVVHDGLSTLSENAFTQYFANGLPHAQAEVLFAEQQPTATSTFSARTTVAAWHDKPSFYAVAKQDMTISPDLERFVAKRMHATTIEVESGHLAMVVQPQAIADLILKAAGQEK
- a CDS encoding Re/Si-specific NAD(P)(+) transhydrogenase subunit alpha, which encodes MRIAVPAEIDQDETRVAATPETVGKLTKLGASVVVARGAGMRSGIPDQDYVAAGATVAEPETVMQDADVILKVRRPQLAELAACPAGALMLAIMDPYGQEAALAAIASAGLTSFAMELMPRITRAQSMDVLSSQANLAGYRAIIDAAASYGRVLPMMMTAAGTIPAARIFVMGAGVAGLQAIATARRLGAIVTATDVRPAAKEQIASLGAKFVAVEDDEFRQAESAAGYAKPMSAEYQAKQAALVVGHIAKQDIVVTTALIPGRPAPRLVTAAMVASMRPGSVIVDLAVERGGNVEGSEAGRDVETTNGVRILGYANTAGRVAASASALYARNLLSFVETMIDKTTNTISPNWDDELVRATLLTRDGQVVHPNFKIAT
- a CDS encoding NmrA family NAD(P)-binding protein, with protein sequence MAQGHPLMRQTPPIVLAGATGDLGGRIAASLGRRDIVYRALIRSGSSAALRSSLEAAGATLVEVDYEDAPALRHACDGAACVVSALNGLESVILGMQGKLLEAAVAAGVPRFIPSDYSLDFTKTLPGDNRNLDLRRQFMARIDERPIKATSVLNGAFADLLAGQAPIVLHKRHKILYWGSADQKLDFTTKDDVAEYVAEAALDDGAPRFLRIAGAAVSPRDLAALMTELTGKKFGLLRPGGIGLLSVVITAARTISPSGDAVFPVWQGMQYLRDMSSGRGKLEPLDNDRYGIRPWTTARDVLASHFAS
- a CDS encoding proton-translocating transhydrogenase family protein, whose product is MHQDIDQLATGAGASAHALTFGAIDPFIFRLAIFVMAIFVGYYVIWSVTPALHTPLMAVTNAISSVIVVGALLAVAASLHSVMGHGPWIARVFGFIALVLASINIFGGFLVTQRMIGMYKPRQAAPPKAANVTATTRD
- a CDS encoding TetR-like C-terminal domain-containing protein, with the translated sequence MTTPYHHGALPAALLQAAEAILEREGIGALTMRGAAREAGVSHAAPSHHFGDLSGLLTALAASGFVRLREHVETEVAVAEPGRSAHLTALGRGYIGFARASPALFQLMFRSERLDWSNPVLSTAGAAAFSFLTLRETEGAVPIASHGIQSLMTATARWSLMHGLAMLLIDGRLGAMSDRVPGADVDTLIEHVLTCLVRQEM
- a CDS encoding NAD(P)(+) transhydrogenase (Re/Si-specific) subunit beta → MFVDLAQLLYLSSGILFILALRGLSSPRSARRGNAMGMAGMAIAILTTLASAPSDSLGGWGLVILGLALGGGIGAVVARRVAMTAMPQLIAAFHSGVGLAAVCVAAAALYAPQAFGIGIPGHIDVGSLVEMSIGLGIGGITFTGSVIAFAKLNGNMSGTPIMLPNRHVINAALLASLIVLIVIFILTQAHIVFWLIVIAALALGVLMIIPIGGADMPVVVSMLNSYSGWAAAGIGFTLGNLALIITGALVGSSGAILSYIMCAAMNRSFVAVILGGFGGETGVTTGAAADARPVKQGAAEDAAFIMKNAGQVIIVPGYGMAVAQAQHALREMGDRLKEEGVQVRYAIHPVAGRMPGHMNVLLAEANVPYDDVFELDDINAEFGQADVAFVIGANDVTNPAAKTDRGSPIFGMPILEVEKAKTVLFLKRGMGSGYAGVENPLFFKDNTMMLFGDAKKMVEQILKAL
- a CDS encoding DUF1109 domain-containing protein; the encoded protein is MTTAARTNGLIGGLAAQAGRSRMARPRAFKVMLVIAALVSLGVSVALVLLWDGARPDFASAMHRAPFAYKVASMLALGLGGLVLASRAALPGSRRLTVLAFVPAVLILAFRAVTDRSGLSFLGNSDISVHECVLTILGVSLPPLVLLLGVMRMGAVTRPAVVGAIVGALSGALGATAYALACKNDAGVFVALWYPLAILVMAGLGATIGRRTLAW
- a CDS encoding sigma-70 family RNA polymerase sigma factor; this encodes MTIEHTDVTPREIQWAEAMRAERRGDAAAYERLLKEVAIMLRRLIRARLAKFGLGVDETEDVVQEILIGLHGKRHTWDDTRPFMPWLFTITRYKFIDTARRLRRDAARQVDITMEEMAEIFAAPAEDPDRTMQDIDRHLADLPPSQRHVVRALGVDGATVRATAQQLHTSEGSVRVLYHRALRRLSAKARQDDTP